A stretch of the Microcoleus sp. FACHB-672 genome encodes the following:
- the nusA gene encoding transcription termination factor NusA: protein MSRERNLPKQAVQNALTEALLKGYERYRRMQSLEGSNFPEDYFNNFKVELDLEAEGFRVLATKTVVEAASQPDQEVAFNTKPAAAVGLGDTVVVDVTPDQGEFGRLAALQTKQVLTQKLQEQQCQLIKEQFLELRGTVVQARVIRIERKATIVGVSSGAGKPEVEAELPNYEKLLQDNYSTDAKLKVYLKKVYETPRQGPQLRVSRATTGLVAGILTGIVPEIQQETIQIIAVVRDATPESPLVVSRSKIAVDTQQPDLDPVAVCVGENGARLQAVVSELRGEKVDIIRWSDDPATYIARALYPAQVEKVLLVDPETLVAEVFLPADQLPLALGPDEQNLRLAARLTGWQIELKT, encoded by the coding sequence ATGAGTCGAGAGCGCAACTTGCCGAAACAAGCCGTCCAGAACGCTCTAACAGAAGCGCTGCTAAAAGGATACGAGCGCTATCGCCGGATGCAAAGCCTGGAAGGGTCGAACTTTCCAGAAGACTACTTCAACAACTTTAAAGTTGAACTTGATTTGGAAGCAGAAGGCTTTCGAGTCCTCGCAACCAAAACTGTTGTAGAAGCAGCCAGCCAGCCAGATCAGGAGGTTGCCTTCAACACAAAACCGGCTGCCGCAGTCGGCTTAGGCGATACCGTTGTTGTAGACGTGACACCCGATCAGGGGGAATTTGGGCGACTCGCCGCCTTACAAACCAAACAGGTACTCACCCAAAAACTACAAGAACAGCAGTGCCAGCTCATTAAAGAACAGTTTCTAGAGCTTAGAGGCACCGTTGTGCAAGCAAGGGTGATTCGCATTGAGCGCAAAGCCACCATTGTTGGTGTCAGCAGTGGTGCCGGCAAGCCAGAGGTAGAGGCGGAACTGCCTAATTATGAAAAGTTGCTGCAAGACAACTATTCAACGGATGCAAAGCTGAAAGTTTATCTCAAAAAAGTGTATGAAACTCCCCGGCAAGGGCCGCAGTTGCGCGTTTCTAGAGCAACAACAGGTTTGGTTGCCGGCATTTTAACCGGAATTGTGCCAGAAATTCAGCAGGAAACTATCCAAATTATCGCAGTTGTGAGAGATGCAACACCCGAGTCTCCTTTGGTTGTCTCTCGTAGTAAAATTGCGGTGGATACCCAACAGCCAGATTTAGATCCCGTTGCCGTTTGTGTGGGAGAGAATGGAGCGCGATTGCAGGCGGTGGTGAGTGAGTTGCGGGGCGAAAAAGTTGATATTATTCGATGGTCTGATGACCCAGCCACCTATATTGCCAGAGCTTTGTATCCGGCACAGGTAGAGAAGGTTTTGCTCGTCGATCCAGAAACACTGGTTGCTGAAGTTTTCTTGCCGGCAGACCAGTTACCTTTAGCATTAGGGCCAGATGAGCAAAACCTCCGTCTTGCTGCTCGTCTGACGGGTTGGCAAATTGAACTTAAAACTTAA
- a CDS encoding type II CAAX prenyl endopeptidase Rce1 family protein, giving the protein MFPEFFVNFPGGEVIWHRLVAAFLTIPDAQAWLWSTALLGIYTLIALPVGFGTGFIKIDIQKSWVVVIGVIGGSLLRPALTEELFFRVLLLPHPTENASPAALWFWGLGGLVIFIVYHPLNAMTFFPVAGETFIHPIFLFLAALLGAICTISYWQSGSLWPPVVIH; this is encoded by the coding sequence ATGTTTCCAGAGTTCTTCGTCAATTTTCCAGGGGGAGAAGTTATCTGGCATCGGTTAGTTGCTGCTTTCTTAACCATTCCTGATGCCCAAGCTTGGCTATGGTCAACCGCACTGTTGGGAATTTATACGTTGATTGCTTTGCCGGTAGGATTTGGAACGGGTTTTATTAAAATAGATATTCAAAAATCGTGGGTGGTCGTTATTGGGGTAATCGGAGGTTCTTTGTTAAGACCGGCTCTCACTGAAGAGTTATTTTTTCGTGTCTTACTCTTGCCTCACCCCACAGAAAATGCTTCGCCAGCAGCCTTGTGGTTTTGGGGCTTGGGTGGTTTGGTGATTTTTATTGTGTACCATCCGCTGAATGCAATGACTTTTTTCCCAGTTGCCGGTGAAACTTTTATACATCCAATATTTTTATTTTTGGCAGCTCTTTTAGGGGCAATTTGTACGATTTCGTACTGGCAAAGTGGTTCTCTTTGGCCGCCAGTGGTGATTCACTAG
- a CDS encoding serine/threonine protein kinase, translated as MLKLSSVLQNRYQLKHQLSDHPVRQTWLAEDLESQDQVVVKLLAFGGQMQWDDLKLFEREAKVLQQLNYPQIPKYRDYFAVDESNLWFGLVQEYIPGSSLKQLLEEGQQFSEQQVRQIAQDVLEILIYLHELKPPVIHRDIKPSNLILGADDRVYLVDFGAVQNRPSATGATFTVVGTYGYTPLEQYGGQTVPASDLYALGATLIHLLTGTAPAELPQRDLRVQWSDRITSNVSGNFVRWVDQLIQPAVERRFSSAVRARDALKGALTIPWAIAELPVVADTCAIVNHSPERLEIEIPARVEVEVIEPVKKVINQGLEALQNSFSAVFSQLQDSAGSIPKQAILLRASVAGGALVLLSFAFPVIIYTMQFLNLLIPALTLLAIFILLGSWRVYPRSYFERTYICFELDSFVMEWQQVWLYNYRRETGVTSEIQDVAVATYGESDDCESNSPHSAVVITAGPSQNEWEKYIFGQELSEAELIKLANEIRAWLAGESQ; from the coding sequence ATGCTCAAATTATCCTCTGTATTGCAGAATCGCTATCAGCTCAAACACCAGCTGAGTGATCATCCCGTGCGTCAAACTTGGTTGGCAGAGGATTTAGAATCGCAAGATCAAGTTGTGGTCAAGCTGCTGGCTTTTGGGGGTCAGATGCAGTGGGATGACCTCAAACTGTTTGAACGTGAGGCGAAGGTGCTGCAACAGCTAAATTATCCGCAGATACCTAAGTATCGAGATTATTTTGCGGTTGATGAGTCTAATCTCTGGTTTGGCTTAGTTCAGGAGTATATCCCCGGTTCGTCGCTGAAGCAATTGCTAGAAGAGGGGCAGCAGTTTTCTGAGCAGCAAGTTCGCCAAATCGCGCAAGATGTGCTAGAGATTTTAATTTATCTCCATGAACTGAAGCCGCCGGTGATCCACCGCGATATCAAGCCGAGTAATTTAATTTTAGGGGCGGATGATCGGGTTTATTTAGTAGATTTTGGGGCTGTGCAGAACCGGCCAAGTGCAACGGGCGCAACATTTACGGTGGTGGGAACTTACGGATATACCCCCCTTGAACAATATGGCGGCCAAACCGTGCCGGCATCGGATCTGTATGCCTTGGGTGCAACGCTGATTCATTTGCTCACCGGCACAGCGCCGGCAGAGTTGCCACAGCGAGATTTACGTGTTCAATGGAGCGATCGCATCACTTCTAATGTCAGTGGAAATTTTGTGCGGTGGGTTGATCAACTGATACAGCCGGCTGTGGAGAGAAGATTCTCTTCAGCGGTGCGAGCACGGGATGCACTGAAAGGTGCGCTCACGATTCCTTGGGCGATCGCAGAGCTTCCTGTAGTTGCCGATACTTGTGCGATCGTCAATCACTCGCCGGAACGGTTAGAGATTGAAATTCCGGCGCGTGTGGAAGTTGAAGTCATTGAGCCGGTTAAAAAAGTTATCAACCAAGGTTTAGAAGCCTTGCAAAACAGTTTCAGTGCTGTATTTAGCCAATTGCAGGATTCAGCAGGAAGTATCCCAAAACAAGCGATTTTACTGCGTGCCAGTGTTGCCGGCGGTGCTTTAGTGCTGCTAAGTTTTGCGTTTCCTGTAATTATTTACACGATGCAATTTTTAAACTTATTAATTCCGGCGCTAACGTTACTCGCTATTTTCATTTTATTGGGAAGTTGGCGTGTGTATCCCCGGAGTTATTTTGAGCGCACTTATATTTGTTTTGAACTGGATAGCTTTGTCATGGAATGGCAGCAGGTCTGGCTCTATAATTATCGTCGGGAAACTGGAGTAACCTCTGAAATTCAAGATGTGGCAGTTGCGACTTATGGTGAGAGCGACGATTGTGAGAGTAATTCGCCTCACTCAGCCGTTGTAATTACTGCCGGCCCTTCTCAAAATGAATGGGAGAAATATATATTTGGTCAAGAATTAAGTGAAGCTGAATTAATTAAGTTGGCAAATGAAATTCGGGCTTGGTTAGCAGGAGAATCTCAATAA
- a CDS encoding DUF1823 family protein, with protein sequence MSELPALNNETIWAILNEEIEDTTVNQLVWHYLGYRYDEAAGKWDASAVAVEWRDEYPEPPDFIANRPPTVKLTRSIPSENKQLLKEQLGFKGYKVGEFGPRQTRRATMANWLLSYMKGAKGEEL encoded by the coding sequence ATGTCTGAACTGCCGGCACTGAATAATGAAACGATTTGGGCAATCCTTAATGAAGAAATTGAGGATACGACGGTGAACCAATTGGTTTGGCATTACTTGGGATATCGCTATGATGAAGCCGCCGGCAAGTGGGATGCTTCTGCTGTTGCGGTTGAATGGCGAGATGAGTATCCTGAACCGCCAGATTTTATAGCCAACCGCCCGCCTACGGTGAAACTCACTCGCTCGATTCCATCGGAAAATAAGCAACTTTTGAAAGAGCAGTTGGGTTTTAAAGGTTACAAAGTAGGTGAATTTGGCCCTAGGCAAACTCGACGGGCGACTATGGCAAATTGGCTGTTGAGTTATATGAAGGGCGCTAAAGGTGAGGAACTGTAA
- a CDS encoding helix-turn-helix domain-containing protein has protein sequence MPVKDFLTSLQRKRLQKAIRKSDCPRLREHALILLLQNDGKTYEEIADFIGCSYRTVAYWCVHGDPDNLDSLRDKREQGNYRKANEGYIQSLLESIKKDPKKLGYEFDLWTSQRLATHLAQQTGIEISATQITRILRKHKVRLPMSRI, from the coding sequence ATGCCGGTTAAAGACTTTCTCACCTCACTGCAAAGAAAGCGTCTGCAAAAAGCTATCCGGAAGAGTGATTGCCCGCGCTTGCGCGAGCACGCTTTAATTTTGTTATTACAAAATGATGGTAAAACTTACGAAGAAATTGCTGATTTTATCGGGTGTTCCTACCGAACCGTTGCTTATTGGTGTGTGCATGGCGATCCGGATAATCTCGACAGCCTGAGAGATAAGCGGGAGCAAGGGAACTATCGCAAGGCTAATGAGGGTTACATTCAATCATTGCTAGAATCGATCAAGAAAGACCCGAAAAAGCTGGGATATGAGTTCGATTTGTGGACAAGTCAACGCTTAGCAACGCATCTGGCGCAGCAAACCGGCATTGAAATTAGTGCCACGCAAATTACGCGAATTTTACGCAAGCATAAAGTTCGTTTGCCGATGAGCAGAATCTAG